From Pseudomonadota bacterium, a single genomic window includes:
- a CDS encoding PilZ domain-containing protein → MHLLKARFRDNPSFLQAYNAELATGGMFCATTLPLERDDEVLVEVHFPDLPNKTLLRGTVLSWRTALPRLGVRAGAMIAFHKDDAEKRDFLLAVATGAVKGAVKRRHARLPIELPVRWRLINSTDQRKARLRDISIGGAQLLTDDTLDIGEDIVVELTAPGGAQAVAIASQISNAKPNGYGISFIYRDGGGSRRLREMVRRLTRG, encoded by the coding sequence ATGCATTTGCTCAAGGCTCGCTTTCGCGACAATCCATCCTTCCTCCAGGCCTATAACGCCGAGCTCGCGACCGGTGGCATGTTCTGCGCGACGACCCTACCGCTCGAGCGCGACGATGAAGTGCTGGTCGAGGTTCATTTTCCTGATCTGCCCAACAAGACGCTGCTGCGGGGCACCGTGTTGAGCTGGCGCACCGCGTTGCCCCGGCTCGGGGTTCGCGCGGGGGCGATGATCGCGTTTCACAAGGATGACGCGGAGAAGCGCGACTTCCTGCTGGCGGTGGCCACCGGCGCGGTGAAGGGGGCCGTCAAGCGTCGGCACGCACGGCTGCCGATCGAGTTGCCCGTGCGCTGGCGCCTGATCAACTCCACCGACCAGCGCAAGGCGAGACTGCGCGACATCAGCATCGGTGGCGCCCAGCTGCTGACCGATGACACGCTCGACATCGGCGAGGATATCGTCGTCGAGCTGACGGCGCCGGGCGGCGCCCAGGCCGTCGCCATCGCCAGCCAGATCTCCAATGCCAAGCCGAACGGCTACGGCATCAGCTTCATCTATCGCGATGGTGGCGGTTCGCGACGCCTCCGCGAGATGGTCCGCCGCC